In one Streptomyces sp. NBC_00597 genomic region, the following are encoded:
- a CDS encoding NYN domain-containing protein: protein MVEPASGAEPADAAGDAAEVLDRPLPEGVRRRVVALVSDAFGGLTVADLPAQLRQYARFTPTRRAKFAGNAMAAAVETDPVFRGRVAEKLREAQTELTGALESGAPPAAADPLDVAAAAYVLRPVGWVKLVAAAGEEAQRADAERVGEETRRELDRLREELAHARDVQRLGGEQVRAELDAARKEAESLHRKLRSAQSDVKRGEAALRKVTAEIDGIRGEAAAQVAAAESETRRLKSRLAEVETALETSRRATREGRSVEDMRLRLLLDTVLDAAQGLRRELALPPVSTRPADTVEAVEPGRMTPKDIAARALSETDPALLDQLLALPQVHLVVDGYNVTKTGYPTMPLEKQRLRLLGGLSMLAAQTGAEMTCVFDGAELAAPVLLAPPRGVRVLFSKPGVTADELIRQLVRAEPPGRPVVVVSTDREVADGVAKAGARPVASALLLKRLSRVS, encoded by the coding sequence ATTGTGGAGCCAGCAAGCGGCGCTGAGCCGGCCGACGCGGCCGGCGACGCCGCCGAGGTGCTCGACCGCCCGCTGCCGGAAGGCGTGCGGCGCCGGGTCGTCGCGCTCGTCTCGGACGCCTTCGGCGGACTGACGGTCGCGGACCTCCCGGCGCAGCTGCGCCAGTACGCCCGGTTCACCCCGACCCGGCGCGCCAAGTTCGCGGGCAACGCGATGGCCGCGGCAGTGGAGACGGATCCCGTCTTCCGCGGCCGCGTCGCCGAGAAGCTGCGCGAGGCCCAGACCGAGCTGACCGGCGCCCTGGAGTCCGGTGCCCCGCCCGCCGCCGCGGACCCGCTGGACGTGGCGGCCGCCGCGTACGTGCTGCGGCCGGTCGGCTGGGTGAAGCTGGTGGCCGCCGCCGGCGAGGAGGCGCAGCGCGCCGACGCCGAGCGGGTCGGCGAGGAGACCCGGCGCGAACTGGACCGGCTCCGCGAGGAACTGGCGCACGCCCGGGACGTACAGCGCCTCGGCGGCGAGCAGGTGCGGGCCGAGCTGGACGCGGCGCGCAAGGAAGCGGAATCGCTTCATCGCAAGCTGCGCAGCGCCCAGAGCGATGTGAAGCGCGGCGAGGCGGCCCTGCGCAAGGTGACCGCAGAGATCGACGGGATCCGCGGTGAGGCGGCCGCGCAGGTGGCCGCCGCCGAGAGCGAGACCCGGCGCCTGAAGTCCCGCCTCGCCGAGGTGGAGACCGCGCTGGAGACCTCCCGCCGGGCCACCCGCGAGGGACGCAGCGTCGAGGACATGCGGCTGCGGCTGCTGCTGGACACCGTGCTGGACGCGGCCCAGGGGCTGCGCCGCGAGCTGGCGCTGCCGCCGGTGTCGACGCGGCCGGCCGACACCGTGGAGGCGGTGGAGCCGGGCCGGATGACCCCGAAGGACATTGCGGCGCGGGCGCTGTCGGAGACGGATCCGGCGCTGCTGGACCAGTTGTTGGCGCTGCCCCAGGTCCATCTGGTGGTCGACGGCTACAACGTGACGAAGACCGGCTATCCGACGATGCCGTTGGAGAAGCAGCGGCTGCGGCTGCTGGGCGGGCTGTCGATGCTGGCCGCGCAGACCGGCGCGGAGATGACGTGCGTGTTCGACGGCGCGGAACTGGCGGCCCCGGTGCTGCTCGCGCCGCCGCGCGGGGTGCGGGTGCTGTTCTCCAAGCCCGGGGTGACGGCGGACGAGCTGATCCGCCAGCTGGTGCGGGCGGAGCCGCCCGGCCGGCCGGTGGTCGTGGTGTCCACCGACCGCGAGGTGGCCGACGGCGTGGCGAAGGCCGGTGCCCGGCCGGTTGCGTCCGCTTTGTTGCTGAAGCGGCTTTCGCGCGTTTCG